The nucleotide window GCTTCCGCTCTTGCTTTATTCATTCCTTGCACTAACGGCATTATAGCGCCTCGCGACTCTTTTTGCAATTCGAGAGCATAAGTATCACCTGCATCGAGCATCCCTTTTGGGTCGAGTAAAAATTTTACTAACCACGCGCGGTCCTTTCGTTGCGAAACATTTTTTAAATCGGGACCTGTTAATCTGCCGCCTCCGATGGTATGACAACTGACACAATTTTGTTTGAAATAATCTGCGGATTCTTGCGAAATTCCATTCGTCTTGCACATTAGTATTGCAACGAATATTATTGCAATTTTTGGAAAAAATAATTTTCGGAAAATATCAATTGTTAGTTTCATACTGCTGCTTTTTCTGATGAAAATTGTTGCGTTACTTCATATTCCATTTGTTTGAGCATGGTAAGTAATTCTGTCTTTTGATGACATACAGTGCCGGCGAGTTCTAAATTTCCAAATTCCAGTAACAATTTATCTTTTTCTTTTTCTGGCAAATTATTTTCTGCCATAACAAATAAGATATTGTCTTCTTTCGTAATATGATTTCGCAAGAGAGCAATAAAATTTTTTGCTGGAATGGAAAATTGAGCGAAGTTTGCTGTTCCGTTGTTCCCCATTTTTCCTAATGCATCGAGCATTTCTCGCACATACGAACGACCTTCTTCGTGTTCGTACAGCATTACGGCAAGAGGTCCCATCTCACGTGAAAAACCGTTGCGTTCCATTGCGGGAAACAGGAATTTTTCTTCTTTTCCGTGATGACACGAGTCTGCAAATAATTGAATAAATTTCAACGCATTGTTGAAGTATTGAGTGGAAATATGTTCGCCTCGTTCTGAACGTCGGATAAATATTTCCAATACATTGAGCATTCGCTCGATTGCACGATGCTCTTCTTTGAGAATTTCTGTAGGAGTTTTCATATTGCGTGTTTGTTGGGCAAGGTTTTTTTCTTCAGAAATCAATTCCATAAAATTCCACTTGTCGCTCATTTCCTTATTCAGGTCTTCTATTGTTTTTGTTTTTAACATTTCCAGCAAAACGTGTTTTGCTTCTTTCCACATCGGATGCAATGCGCAGGGATGTTCGTCTCCGCAGTTGGGAAATCCTGCAACACATTCGTCAAGTATTCCTTTTCCATCAATCGCGTGAACAATATCCATTAAATAGATATGTGAAGGTTTTCTACCGAGTTCAAAACCGCCACTGAGTCCTTTTTGCGAATGAATAATACCATCGCGCCCTAATGTTTGCATTACTTTACTTAAAAAATGATGCGGAATATTCAGCGACGATGAAATATCACGCAAATGAACTGGGGAATTGCTTTTTTGGCGTGTTAAGTACAACACGGATTGAATTGCGTATTCGCAAGATTTACTAAAAATTGCTGGCATCGAATGTAAAACGAATAAGACTTTAATCTCCTATTACATTTTGTATGCCAATGTCTTATTCGTTTG belongs to Ignavibacteria bacterium and includes:
- a CDS encoding Rrf2 family transcriptional regulator → MPAIFSKSCEYAIQSVLYLTRQKSNSPVHLRDISSSLNIPHHFLSKVMQTLGRDGIIHSQKGLSGGFELGRKPSHIYLMDIVHAIDGKGILDECVAGFPNCGDEHPCALHPMWKEAKHVLLEMLKTKTIEDLNKEMSDKWNFMELISEEKNLAQQTRNMKTPTEILKEEHRAIERMLNVLEIFIRRSERGEHISTQYFNNALKFIQLFADSCHHGKEEKFLFPAMERNGFSREMGPLAVMLYEHEEGRSYVREMLDALGKMGNNGTANFAQFSIPAKNFIALLRNHITKEDNILFVMAENNLPEKEKDKLLLEFGNLELAGTVCHQKTELLTMLKQMEYEVTQQFSSEKAAV